The following DNA comes from Peribacillus sp. FSL E2-0218.
AGCATATCCATTCGCATAACTTCCCCCCCTAACCTAATCGACAAGCACCATCTGGCTTCTCGGAACTTCAAGGACGATCTCCTGACCCATCCGGTAGGATTCCGTCATTTCCTTATTGACGATGAAATCCCCTATTGGCGTTTCAACGACGTATTGATAGCTTCTTCCAAGATACGTGCTTACCTTGACTCGCCCGGATACACTATTTTCCTGCACGGCTGCGGCATCATCCTTTTCCCTGATCAACAGATCGTCCGGTCTGATCGCGCCTATTTTCCCGGCATGATTGGCCATCCGGGCATCCTTATCCAATACGAAGGAGTAGCCGGATTTATTCAGAACAATTTTACCGTCATGATCCGTCCGCTTATCGAAGTCAATGAAGTTCTTGAAGCCGATGAAATCCGCGACGAATTTGGTTTCAGGATATTTGTAGATGGTCGCAGGATCACTCAGCTGCTCGATGACCCCTTTATTCATGATCGCCACTTGGTCGGATATGGAAAAACATTCTTCCTGATCATGGGAAACATAAACCGTCGTAATCCCCAGTTCCTGTTGGATGCGGCGAATTTCGACCCGCATATTCACCCTTAAGTTCGCATCCAGGTTGCTCAATGGCTCGTCAAACAAGAGGATATCAGGTTCGATCACCAGCGCCCTCGCAATCGCGACCCGCTGCTTTTGCCCGCCGGAAAGCTCTTGGGGATATCGTTTTTCAAATCCTTTTAAATTTACGATTTCGAGCACATTCATTACTTTTTTTTCAATTTCAGCCTTTGAATTCTTTCTTAGGCGCAGACCGAAGGCAATATTATCGAAAATCGACAAATGCGGGAATAAAGCATAGTTTTGGAATACAAAGCCAAAGTTCCGCTTGTTGACGGGAACCTTCGTATAATCCTTATCCTTGAATAAGAATCTTCCTTCGTTCGCCTGTAAAAAGCCGGCGATCAAACGCAGGGTCGTCGTTTTCCCACAGCCGCTCGGGCCAAGGAGGGAGACCAATTTCCCTTTTTCAATCTCCAGGTTGAAGTCCTTTAAAATATTCTGTTTGTTATAGGCTACAGATACATCTTGTAAAGTGAATAACGCCATCCATCATTACCTCCTTTATCGTTTTGTGAAATAAGACAAGCCCATCAGCCGTTCAACCATGAACATGAAGAATGCCGTTATGAACATGAGCAATACGGAAATGGCCGAAATGGTCGGATCGAAATAATTCTCTACATACGTCAGCATCTGAATCGGGAACGTGCTAACTCCAGGACCCGTCATATAAACGGAAATGTCCACATTATTGAAGGATTCCAAAAAGGCAATCATCACGGCTGCCAGGATTCCTGATTTTATATTCGGGAGGACGACCGTGAAGAATGTCCCCAGCTTACTTGCCCCAAGACTCTCGGCCGCTTCTTCGATGGAAAAGTCGAAGTTTGACAGGCTTGAGGAAATCACGCGGATGATGAACGGCAGCATGATGACTGTATGCCCGACAAACAGGGCCGCATGGATCGGAAGCTGATACGTTCCCACAATATAACGCAAAAACGCAAAGCCAAGCACGATGCCCGGAACTAAGATCGGCGAAACGAAAAACGCATTAATGAGGGACTTCCCTTTAAAATCAACTCTGCTTAATGCATAAGCAGCCGGAACTCCCAGTAATAGCGCCAATAGATTGCCGGCAAGCGAAACAAGAATGGACGTTTTGAATGCGACTAAAAACATGTCCACCTTGAAAATATTTTCATACCATCTTAAAGAAAACTCTTCTGGCGGGAACTTCAAAATATTTCCGCCCTCGAATGACGTAACGGATATGATCAGTAAAGGCCCTAGTAAAAAGAGAAACACCAGGAGAGTAAACAGGGCCAATCCTCGATTTTTTTCCTGCATACACCTCTACCCCTTTGGATTTAATTTTTTTGCCAAACCATTCATGATCGAGATGATAAGGACGGTTACGGCAATCATGATCGTCGCGACGATCGATGCCACCTGCCACTCATTCAAGGTTATGGCATTTTGATAAAGAAATGTCGAAATGACTCGCTGCTTCCCGCCTAATAAGGCTGGCGTCGTATACGCCGTGAAGCTTCCTACAAAAACGAGGATGCTGCCAATGACCAAGCCTGGAACGGAAAGCGGGATGATCACCTTTGAAAACACGGCCAGCCGTGAAGCTCCAAGGCTCTCCGCCGCCTTCAATAAATCGGTCTCGATGTTTTCCATTACGCCTACCAGCGTTACGATGATCAAAGGCAGGAATAAATGGACCAAGCCGATGATGATCGCCGTCGGCGTATACAATATGTCAAGCGGCTTGTCGATCAAGCCGATGCCCATAAGCAATTTATTCACCACACCGTTTTTACCGATGATCACCATCCAGCTGAATGAGCGGACGACCGGGCTCGTCAGGAGCGGAAAAATCGTCAGCAAAAGCATGATCGCTTTTTTTCGTTGTTTTAGTTTCGAAATATAATAGGCTGCTGGAAAACCTAAGAGAATACAAAGGATCGTCGTGAACAGACTCACCTTAAGTGTCGTGAGCAGGATTTCAATAAAGTATCGATCTTTGAAAAAATCCAGATATCCTTGTATCGAAAAACCATTGTCATGGATGAATGTCGTCCCTATCGTCAAAAAGATGGGAATGATCATGAAAACCGTCAAAAAAAGTAACCCTGGCAACAGCAGCAGGTATAAATAGCGTTTTTTCACCTCGGAGCCCCCTGATCGTTTGATTTATGAATGGATGGTGCGAATGAACAGGTCGAAAAACGCTTCTGCATTGACATCCAGACAAACATGCACATTCGCAGGCTTCATCAGCCGGTCCTGAAAGTCGCAAACCATCTGTCCATCACAAATCTCACTTTTTGTTTCTATATCTACATAATATTCTTTTGTCGTGACAAGATCTTTTTGCAAAGCGACGCCAACCGCCAATGGATCATGCATGGCGCATGCCCAAACACCATTCCGCTCAAAATACCTTTTCCGATAGTCTGATGTGCTTTCGCTTATATAGTCAGCAAGCTCTTGATTTTGAATTGCTTGGATATGCGCCTCGCTCAGCAGCACCTTTCTCGTGACATCGAGACCGACCTGGGTGATCGATCGGAACCCTGCATGCAGGACGATTTTGGCTGCTTCCGGATCGACGTATGCGTTATATTCAGAGGTCGGCGTAACATTGCCGCCCCCTTGTACAACTCCGCCCATGAAAATGACTTCCTTCACCAGCTGGGTGATTTGCGGACATTTCTTCACCGCAAGTGCCAAATTCGTAAGCGGTCCCGTCATGATCAGCGTCACTTCTTCCGGAAAGTTCAAAATGGAATTGATGATGAAATCAGCCGCAAACCCATCATCAGGCTGCTTCGTAACGGGGACGTTCGCGAGGGCGCCCCCTATCCCATCCTCCCCATGGATCCTATGCTCAAAAAAGGAGGGCCTGATGAGGGGGGCATCTGCGCCCTTTATGACTGAAATGTCTTGTTCGCCGAGCATATCGAGTATCTTGCACGTGTTAAGAGTGGCCGTATCAAGTGATACATTGCCGTTTACGGTTGTAATCGCCAATATGTCGAATTGACGGCTTTTCACGGCGAGAATGATCCCGATTGCATCATCTATTCCAGTATCCACATCGAGAATCAGTTTTTTCTTCATTCATCAAACCTCATTCCATTCTTAGTGTGCAAGCTCACGATTCCAACGATCGATCCATTGTTTCGAGTTTTCATTAACGAACTTCATGTCCAGGACACGCAGGCTGTTAATGACGTCTTCACCATATGTTAAGCCTTTCGCCTCTTTTTCAGACAGCTTCACTTCCGTATTGACAGGAGAGTCGATTTTCGCCTTCGCTGATTTTTCCTGTACTTCCTTGCTTAAGATGTAATTCATGAACTCTTCAGCCAATTCTTTTTGATCGCTGGCTTTTACGATATTCACCGTATTCATGACCGCGTATCCGCCTTCTTTCGGAGCAATGAACTTCGCATTCGGGACGGCTTCCTGTAAATCACCGAAATACATTTCCATGATCGGGCCAGCCGCGATTTCCCCTTGCGAGAACATGTTGACGAACTCGGATGTTTGCCCGTACTCTTTTACCGCATTCGGCATGATCTTTTTCATTTGGGCAAAGGCCTTATCTTCATTGAATTCCTTACTTCCGCTTACTTTCGAAGCCGCATCCAAAAACATCGGGCCAGTCGTTGAAGTGATGGATGGAATCGTGATTTTCCCTTTCAAATCCTTGCTCCAAAGATCTTTCCACGAGGAAATCGGTGCATTCACTTCATCGGGATTATAGGCAATCCCAAATTGGGCAATCGTATAGGCCGGACCATAGTCGGCGCCATTCGGGGCCTTCGCTTGGTCGTAGATCTGTTTCATGTTCGGAACCTTTGCAGCATCGATTTTTTCGAATAACCCTTCATCGATCCCCTGCTGTGCATAATAATCGGATAAATAGATGACATCCACGTCACTATTTGCTTGGCGTACCTTATTCAATCGATCTGCATTATTTCCTGAATCGACGACGATCTTGACATTATGCTCCTTTTCAAAAGGCTCATAGACCTCAGGGCGGAAGAAATCATCGGCAAATCCCCAAGTCGAAACGACTAACTTGGCCGGTTTTTCCTTTCCCTCCTCCTTTGAGGAGCAAGCCGCTAAAACTAGTGTGAACACTGTGAACATCATGAATAAGCTAATTATTTTTTTCATCATCGAACCCTCCAATTTTATATTGTATAAAATTCCCTTTTTACAGCCATACATGTAAAAAAAGACAATCTTAAATAGAATTAGCATTCTACCCAAGATTGTCTTTTCTTTGTAAACAAAGATAAAACTTATCATTTTGGTACTTTTGCGGCGTTCGCTCCAGATATATCCGGAGCGAAATCCATTTATAGGATTACATAGTTTCCTTCAATACAATATTGGTGAAAGCCCGCTGCGTTGCTGAGTCATAATCCCTCAAGACCGCTTCGATCTCCCAATCCGTTTGTGTTTCCAGTTTTTGTCTCAATTTCTTTTTATAAAGCAGTGACATATGAAAATCAACCTCCTGCTTCAGGCTGGGAACTTCTCCCTCCAAAGCCTCGGAGCGTGGTGCACGGCGATGTTTGGCCTGAAATGTGATCACATTCAGTTCAACGGTAACCTTGAGCACCGTCGTACCAAAACCGAACAATTCCTTCGATACCTCATTATACATATGAGAAAGCAATTTCTTCGTTTCATTAGTGTTTATCGGTAAGATGACTTTTCACCTGCCAAAACTATCATTTGAGGTAATTATATATACTTTTTTTCAATAGCACAAGATAATATTCGGATTTGATACGAAAAAATGTTCAAATCCCTGAAAATCGACCATTTAAATACCAATAACCGAATTATATCAGTAAGTTCCTTATGATCCTTCACTATATTCATATAACTTTACAACGAGCCACATCCACTGATCCTACCTATTTTGGGAAGTCTTTACCCGTTTTGATTTTCATGCCCGTCCATGTGTTGAAAATGTTTTCAGAGAAATTTGCTCCTTATTGAAAACAATTGATATCTCTTGGTTCCTTATTGTAAACGCTTTTATGGGGAATTAATATACAAGTATAGCTTAGCCAATAAATAAAGAGGGTCATAGGCTCAATGAATAAGGGAGGAATGTTTTATGAAGAAAGCTTTTGAGAAAGCGCAGCAGTTCGGTAAATCTTTTATGCTCCCGATTGCCGTTTTACCAGCGGCCGGATTATTGCTGGGAATCGGCGGTGCTCTTTCCAATCCTAATACAGTTGAGGCTTATCCATTTTTGGATTTTGCCTGGTTGCAGGCTATATTCACGATCATGAGCTCTGCAGGCAATATCGTTTTCGCCAACTTGCCTGTCATCTTTGCCGTCGGCGTCGCCGTAGGCTTAGCGCGTTCGGATAAAGGGACCGCTGCCCTGGCAGCCATGATCGGCTACTTCGTGATGAATAGCTCGATCAATGCACTGCTTCAAATAACCGGGGAGCTTGCCAAGGATAATTTGGCTGGTGCCGGACAGGGAATGGCTGTTGGGATCCAGACACTGGAGACTGGGGTGTTCGGCGGTATCATAGTTGGTATCACCGCGGCATTTTTGCATAATAAATATAATAAAATTCAGCTTCCACAAGTATTGGGATTCTTCGGGGGCTCCCGTTTCATCCCCATCATCGTTTCATTCGCATCCATCCTGGTCGGAGCCTTATTGTTTGTCGTATGGCCTTACTTCCAGCTTTTCATTAACCAGCTTGGTGCACTGGTAACGAGCACAGGAACGATTGGAACCTTCTTCTACGGATTCATTTTGCGCATGCTTGGGCCGTTAGGGCTTCACCATATCTTCTATCTCCCTTTCTGGCAAACTGCTTTAGGCGGAACGATGGAGATCAAAGGCCAGCTTGTAAGCGGAACGCAGAATATCTTCTTCGCCCAATTGGCCGATCCAACTACGACCAAGTACTATGAAGGGGTATCACGGTTCATGTCAGGACGGTTCATCACGATGATGTTTGGTTTGCCTGGAGCGGCATTGGCCATCTATCATTGTGCTAAACCAAAAAACAAGAAGGTAGTGGCCGGTTTGCTTCTTTCAGCAGCCTTAACGTCCTTCTTAACGGGCATTACCGAGCCGTTGGAGTTCAGTTTCTTATTCGTCGCTCCGATCCTTTATGTATTTCATGCCATATTCGACGGCTTGGCGTTCATGATGGCAGATATATTCAATATCACGATCGGTCAAACCTTCTCTGGAGGCTTTATCGATTTCACCTTATTCGGGATACTCCAGGGGATCAGTAAAACTAATTGGATTTATGTCCTAGTAGTGGGCATTCCATGGTTCTTCCTTTACTACTTCACGTTCAAGTTCTTGATCAAGAGAAAGAACTTAAAAGTGGTTGGCCGTGAAGAGGAGGAACAAGCCGTCTCGCAACAAGTGGCGGCATCGGAAAGAACCGAGACCATTGTCGAGGGCTTGGGCGGACAGGAAAATATCGAGATCGTCGATTGCTGTGCAACTCGCTTGCGCGTCACGGTAAAGGATGAAGCTTTGGTAAAAGAAGACGTCATCAAACAAACCGGTTCCAAGGGCGTCGTCAAACAAGGAAAAGGCATTCAAATCGTTTACGGACCACAAGTAACGATCATCAAAAATGAAGTGGAAGAGTATTTGGGCCACTAAGCGGATAGATAAACGATAAGGGAGTGTTACACATGCAAAATGTGCTGGATACCATTCATAAGGGATTGATCGTGTCTTGTCAGGCATTGGAGAATGAGCCGCTGCACAGTTCTTTCATCATGGGGCGCATGGCTGTCGCCGCAAAGGAAGGCGGTGCGAAATGCATTCGCGCTAACTCTGTAGCCGATATAATCGAGATCAAGAAAAATGTCGACCTGCCAGTCATCGGGATCATTAAACAGGTCTATGGACAAAACGATGTCTATATCACCCCTACCATGACGGAAATCGATGCATTGATGGAAACGAAAGCAGAAATCATTGCGACCGATGCGACTGCGCGTGTACGGCCGGACGGCAAAACGTTAAAGCAGTTTTACGATGAAATACGGGCAAAATATCCAGATGTTTTGCTCATGGCCGATGTATCCTCCAAAGAGGAGGCCATATACGCCGACCAATTAGGATTCGACATTGTCGCGCCTACTTTATACGGCTATACAAACGAAACGAGCGGCCAGAAAATTTATCACGACAACTATGCTGTGCTGAAGGAAATCGTAAGCGCCGTGAAAAAGGCAAAAGTCATCGCTGAAGGGAATGTCATTACCCCGGAAATCGCGCGTTCCGTATTGGATATGAACGTACATGCAGTAGTAGTCGGGGGCGCCATCACCAGGCCCCAGCAAATCACTAAAAGATTCGTCGATGCGATTCAATGAGTGAGAGTCATGGGATACGTCGAACTTGAAAAAAACGTTAAACGAAGAGATGGTATGAGTAAAACTCATACCATCTCTTTTTGTATGCAACAACTGTTATCCCTAACTAAAACAACCCCTAAGGGAAGGGAATGAAGAAGGCGGACATTTTATGGATGCACCAGCAAAATCGCGAATAACACCGACATTCCTAGTAAAAGCCAATATGTGGTCTTCGGGCACTTATAATTAACGGCATGACCGCTCCGTTAGAAAAAAGAACTATGCCCCTAACTCAAGGCATAGTTCTTCGAAGAAACATCTCATTCTACACTTATTCCTTATTCCCGATCGAAAAGAGAAGCGCCCGCTATACCCGGCTTCGTCATTTCATAAGGGTTTAGGATCAAATCCAATTCTGCTTCGGTCAACACATCATACTGCAGGCAAAGCTCGCGAACGGATTTGCCTTTCAAGATCGCTTCACGCGCGATACGTGAAACGACTTCATATCCTAGATGCGGATTGACGGCCGTGATCACGCCAACGCTTTTTTCGACATATTCTTTCAAGCGTTCCTCATTTGCTTCAATACCTGCCAAGCAATAATCGGTGAATACGTTGAAGGCATTGTTCATGATGCTGATCGATTGCAATAAATTGAATACGAGTACAGGCTCCATTACGTTCAATTCCAATTGACCTGCTTCAGAGGCGAGGCAAATCGTATTATCGTTCCCAATTACTTGGAAAGCTACTTGGTTGATCAATTCAGGCATGACCGGATTCACTTTTCCAGGCATGATCGATGAACCTGGTTGACGTG
Coding sequences within:
- a CDS encoding ABC transporter ATP-binding protein, with translation MALFTLQDVSVAYNKQNILKDFNLEIEKGKLVSLLGPSGCGKTTTLRLIAGFLQANEGRFLFKDKDYTKVPVNKRNFGFVFQNYALFPHLSIFDNIAFGLRLRKNSKAEIEKKVMNVLEIVNLKGFEKRYPQELSGGQKQRVAIARALVIEPDILLFDEPLSNLDANLRVNMRVEIRRIQQELGITTVYVSHDQEECFSISDQVAIMNKGVIEQLSDPATIYKYPETKFVADFIGFKNFIDFDKRTDHDGKIVLNKSGYSFVLDKDARMANHAGKIGAIRPDDLLIREKDDAAAVQENSVSGRVKVSTYLGRSYQYVVETPIGDFIVNKEMTESYRMGQEIVLEVPRSQMVLVD
- a CDS encoding ABC transporter permease — encoded protein: MQEKNRGLALFTLLVFLFLLGPLLIISVTSFEGGNILKFPPEEFSLRWYENIFKVDMFLVAFKTSILVSLAGNLLALLLGVPAAYALSRVDFKGKSLINAFFVSPILVPGIVLGFAFLRYIVGTYQLPIHAALFVGHTVIMLPFIIRVISSSLSNFDFSIEEAAESLGASKLGTFFTVVLPNIKSGILAAVMIAFLESFNNVDISVYMTGPGVSTFPIQMLTYVENYFDPTISAISVLLMFITAFFMFMVERLMGLSYFTKR
- a CDS encoding ABC transporter permease — translated: MKKRYLYLLLLPGLLFLTVFMIIPIFLTIGTTFIHDNGFSIQGYLDFFKDRYFIEILLTTLKVSLFTTILCILLGFPAAYYISKLKQRKKAIMLLLTIFPLLTSPVVRSFSWMVIIGKNGVVNKLLMGIGLIDKPLDILYTPTAIIIGLVHLFLPLIIVTLVGVMENIETDLLKAAESLGASRLAVFSKVIIPLSVPGLVIGSILVFVGSFTAYTTPALLGGKQRVISTFLYQNAITLNEWQVASIVATIMIAVTVLIISIMNGLAKKLNPKG
- a CDS encoding nucleoside hydrolase, whose product is MKKKLILDVDTGIDDAIGIILAVKSRQFDILAITTVNGNVSLDTATLNTCKILDMLGEQDISVIKGADAPLIRPSFFEHRIHGEDGIGGALANVPVTKQPDDGFAADFIINSILNFPEEVTLIMTGPLTNLALAVKKCPQITQLVKEVIFMGGVVQGGGNVTPTSEYNAYVDPEAAKIVLHAGFRSITQVGLDVTRKVLLSEAHIQAIQNQELADYISESTSDYRKRYFERNGVWACAMHDPLAVGVALQKDLVTTKEYYVDIETKSEICDGQMVCDFQDRLMKPANVHVCLDVNAEAFFDLFIRTIHS
- a CDS encoding ABC transporter substrate-binding protein, with product MKKIISLFMMFTVFTLVLAACSSKEEGKEKPAKLVVSTWGFADDFFRPEVYEPFEKEHNVKIVVDSGNNADRLNKVRQANSDVDVIYLSDYYAQQGIDEGLFEKIDAAKVPNMKQIYDQAKAPNGADYGPAYTIAQFGIAYNPDEVNAPISSWKDLWSKDLKGKITIPSITSTTGPMFLDAASKVSGSKEFNEDKAFAQMKKIMPNAVKEYGQTSEFVNMFSQGEIAAGPIMEMYFGDLQEAVPNAKFIAPKEGGYAVMNTVNIVKASDQKELAEEFMNYILSKEVQEKSAKAKIDSPVNTEVKLSEKEAKGLTYGEDVINSLRVLDMKFVNENSKQWIDRWNRELAH
- a CDS encoding maltose/glucose-specific PTS transporter subunit IIC; amino-acid sequence: MKKAFEKAQQFGKSFMLPIAVLPAAGLLLGIGGALSNPNTVEAYPFLDFAWLQAIFTIMSSAGNIVFANLPVIFAVGVAVGLARSDKGTAALAAMIGYFVMNSSINALLQITGELAKDNLAGAGQGMAVGIQTLETGVFGGIIVGITAAFLHNKYNKIQLPQVLGFFGGSRFIPIIVSFASILVGALLFVVWPYFQLFINQLGALVTSTGTIGTFFYGFILRMLGPLGLHHIFYLPFWQTALGGTMEIKGQLVSGTQNIFFAQLADPTTTKYYEGVSRFMSGRFITMMFGLPGAALAIYHCAKPKNKKVVAGLLLSAALTSFLTGITEPLEFSFLFVAPILYVFHAIFDGLAFMMADIFNITIGQTFSGGFIDFTLFGILQGISKTNWIYVLVVGIPWFFLYYFTFKFLIKRKNLKVVGREEEEQAVSQQVAASERTETIVEGLGGQENIEIVDCCATRLRVTVKDEALVKEDVIKQTGSKGVVKQGKGIQIVYGPQVTIIKNEVEEYLGH
- a CDS encoding N-acetylmannosamine-6-phosphate 2-epimerase, whose amino-acid sequence is MQNVLDTIHKGLIVSCQALENEPLHSSFIMGRMAVAAKEGGAKCIRANSVADIIEIKKNVDLPVIGIIKQVYGQNDVYITPTMTEIDALMETKAEIIATDATARVRPDGKTLKQFYDEIRAKYPDVLLMADVSSKEEAIYADQLGFDIVAPTLYGYTNETSGQKIYHDNYAVLKEIVSAVKKAKVIAEGNVITPEIARSVLDMNVHAVVVGGAITRPQQITKRFVDAIQ